The proteins below are encoded in one region of Phaseolus vulgaris cultivar G19833 chromosome 1, P. vulgaris v2.0, whole genome shotgun sequence:
- the LOC137813772 gene encoding ubiquitin-conjugating enzyme E2 22 — translation MATNENLPPNVIKQLAKELKNLDESPPEGIKVVVNDDDFSTIFADIEGPAGTPYENGVFRMKLLLSHDFPHSPPKGFFLTKIFHPNIATNGEICVNTLKKDWNPSLGLRHVLIVVRCLLIEPFPESALNEQAGKMLLENYDEYARHARLYTGIHAKPKPKFKSGAISESTTALNVDQTNTSVLSADVKTTAASAALPVPVPVPATRGNSQEQAATSVITSATVISTASAPQKKEAKALVDKKKIDARKKSLKRL, via the exons ATG GCCACTAATGAAAATCTTCCACCAAATGTTATAAAGCAACTTGCCAAGGAGTTGAAAAATCTCGATGAGTCCCCTCCCGAGGGCATTAAAGTTGTTGTAAATGATGATGACTTTTCAACTATATTTGCTGACATTGAAGGCCCGG CTGGAACTCCTTATGAGAATGGAGTTTTCCGCATGAAGCTGTTGCTATCTCATGATTTTCCTCATTCGCCACCAAAAG GTTTTTTCTTGACTAAGATTTTCCATCCGAACATTGCAACCAACGGAGAGATTTGTGTCAACACACTTAAAAAGGATTGGAATCCTAGCCTTGGGTTACGTCATGTTCTTATT GTTGTTAGGTGTCTATTGATTGAACCATTTCCAGAATCAGCTCTAAATGAACAGGCTGGTAAAATGCTGCTTGAAAATTATGACGAGTATGCTAGACATGCTAG GCTTTACACTGGAATCCATGCAAAACCAAAGCCCAAATTCAAGAGTGGAGCTATCTCCGAATCAACTACTGCTCTGAATGTTGATCAGACAAACACCTCTGTGCTCAGTGCTGACGTTAAAACCACTGCAGCGAGTGCTGCATTGCCAGTACCAGTGCCAGTGCCTGCAACAAGAGGAAATAGTCAGGAACAGGCAGCCACCTCTGTGATTACTTCTGCTACAGTCATTTCTACTGCTTCTGCACCTCAGAAGAAGGAAGCAAAAGCTCTGGTGGACAAGAAGAAGATAGATGCCAGAAAGAAAAGTTTGAAAAGATTGTAA